The Nostoc sp. NIES-3756 DNA window CTGCAAAGGCTGATAAGGGCAAAGTATATATAGGTGCTGAGGGGAATAATACAATTACTGTAACTGCCGCTAAACTTGCGCCAGCATTAATGCCAATAATACCGGGATCAGCTAATGGGTTGCGTGTGATGCCTTGAAAAATAGTGCCAGAAATAGCCAACGCCACCCCCACCATAAAAGCGACAAGGGTACGGGGTAAACGCAGATTATAAATTACAAAAGCATGATCCCGGTTGCCTGTATCTATAGTTAATACAGTCTTCACTATATCTAAGGGAGAAATGGGATATTCTCCCCTCCCTAAGTTCATCACCATCGCTACCACAACCACCACTGCTAAGGATAGCAGCACTGGTGGGACACGACGGTCAATTTGCAAAGATACAGTCTGGGAACGGATAATGAGCCAATCAACCTTCATTTCTTCACCTTAGATTTAGCCAAATAGACAAAAAAGGGTGCGCCAATTAATGCTGTCATTACTCCCACAGGTAATTCTTGGGGTTTGAGTAATATACGTGCAGCCACATCTGCAACTAACAGTAAACTTGCACCAACTACTGCCGAGTAAGGCAAAATCCAACGGTAATCAGCTTTGATAAAAAATTTCACGATATGAGGAACTACTAAGCCAATAAAGCCAATTGGCCCTGCCAAGGATACTGAACTTCCCGCCAGTAAGATAATACTGATTGCCGTTGTGATTTTGACCCCAATCGTCTGTTGACCTAAGCCTTTGGCAACGTCTTCACCCAGACTCATAGTTGTAATCTGTCTACCAAGAGCAAAGGCCAGTACTAAGCCAATTGTGACGAAAGGTAATGCTTGTAAGAGTATGCCAAAATCTCGTCCAGCCAACGAACCTGCTAACCAAAATCTCATTTCTTCTAATGTGCGTTGACTAACGATAAGAATAGCAGTGGTGAGGGATGAAATCAGCGCCGTCAAAGCCGCGCCGGCTATGGTGAGATTTAAGGGTGTAGCTCCTCCTCGTCCTAGAGAACTCAGGAAGTAGACTAATATTGCCGTGGCTCCTGCACCCAGAAAGGCCACAATGGTTAAAACACTTAAGGATGAACTGCCAAAAACAAAAATTGTTATCACTACAGCTAATGCTGCACCTGATTCAATACCTAAAATTCCTGGGTCTGCTAAGGGGTTGCGAGTCAAACCTTGCATCAATGCACCAGCAACTGCCAAAGCTGATCCTACTAAAATGGCGATGAGCGATCGCGGTAATCTTACTGTCTGAATCACTAAATGTTCATAAGAGCCATCAAAAGTAATAAATGATTCTAGAATCGTGCTTAACTGTATTTCTACTGCCCCTAATGTAACACTATACACTAGACAAGCTATGAGAATCAGTATTCCCAGAATTAGACCCATGAATAGTGATATTTTGGGGGTATTCCAGTTTCTAGATGATGCGGTGGTTGCTCTTGTCATTATTTTGTAATTAATTGAAAAATATAGTCATTTAATTAAGTTAGTTGTGCCTTCGGTGACATTTGCAATTTCCACACCTTAACTGACAATTTTTATAAATTCATCAAGCATTTAAGCCAGAAACATCCTGAATATGGCTTGATTCATAGATTGATATGAGTAGTAAGTTTCAAGAATATACTTTATCCTTATTAGGATATTTTTTCAACTGGTTGTGCCATCGTTGTGAAAATTTGGCTCAACTAGAGGTAGGTTCTGAAGTCATACCGTATGAGAGTTATCACAGGAAGCTGGCGCAGAGGTGACAAAAATAGTACCAAGCTGTTCTTGATTCAACACCTGCATAATTAGGGTGGGAAAGATAACCAACCTAAAAAATTTTATTGATCTCATCCACTAAATAGACAGTTAAGCAAAGTTTTTCAAAGTTACCCCTAGTGACAATTGAAACTTGAGATAATTAAGTTCAAGCTCCAGTATCGCCTGTTCAATTTACTAAGTAATCACATCTACTACCAGTAATTCTGCTTATGTTAAATGCAAGTCCTAGAAATCCAATTGTCATGCTCCACGGTTACTCTGATACTGGTAACACTTTTAAAACGTGGGTAAAAAAGTTTAAAGAAAATAACTATGATGTAAAAATCATTCATATTTGTAAATATGTATCGTTATCTAACGAGATTACAATCGATGATATTGCTGAGGGATTGGATCAGGCTTTAGCCCAAAAGTTGGGTGATAACAGAACCTTTGATGCGATCGTTCACTCAACTGGAATGCTTGTAATCCGTGCTTGGTTGGCAAAATACTCTACTCAAGGCTATTATCGGCTTCAGCACTTAATCGGTTTAGCTCCTGCTACTTTTGGTTCCCCTATCGCCCACAAAGGCCGGAGTTTTTTAGGTGCGCTGTTTAAAGGAAATAGAGAGTGGGGGCCGGACTTTTTAGAAGCTGGAAACCGCATCTTAGATGCTTTAGAACTAGGAAGCAAATATTCTTGGGATTTAGCGCATAAAGACTTACTAGGTGAAACCACATTTTACGGTTTAGGTAGTGATACACCTTTTGTCTTTACCTTTTGTGGAACCCGTCAGTTTTTTAATTCACAATTAATAAATGCGATCGCTGGCAAAATTACAGATAAAGTTGGTGTACCTCTTGAGGGTACAGATGGTGTTGTTAGATGGGCAGGTTGTGAATTAAGAACACGTAAAATT harbors:
- a CDS encoding FecCD family ABC transporter permease, whose protein sequence is MTRATTASSRNWNTPKISLFMGLILGILILIACLVYSVTLGAVEIQLSTILESFITFDGSYEHLVIQTVRLPRSLIAILVGSALAVAGALMQGLTRNPLADPGILGIESGAALAVVITIFVFGSSSLSVLTIVAFLGAGATAILVYFLSSLGRGGATPLNLTIAGAALTALISSLTTAILIVSQRTLEEMRFWLAGSLAGRDFGILLQALPFVTIGLVLAFALGRQITTMSLGEDVAKGLGQQTIGVKITTAISIILLAGSSVSLAGPIGFIGLVVPHIVKFFIKADYRWILPYSAVVGASLLLVADVAARILLKPQELPVGVMTALIGAPFFVYLAKSKVKK